One segment of Xiphias gladius isolate SHS-SW01 ecotype Sanya breed wild chromosome 1, ASM1685928v1, whole genome shotgun sequence DNA contains the following:
- the kcna4 gene encoding potassium voltage-gated channel subfamily A member 1 → MEFAMVGADGGCNSHLPYGYAQARARERERERERQAAQSRAAAAAAAAEGGSGAEGGGGGGGGGGVGGSTSTSSSSAHLLNNRQHPSRAASSANANISSGGAASRPSSSSSTSSSSQPPQHQQEPEQQQQRVLRERRKQRGVGRWRRSRTTLGGDLRHSELALLGSEEDIMIEEEEAEGAEEEEEGEEEEGERGSKRSSFLCNMDDEEETVSITDRRPQSGYENVYTECGCCERVVINVSGLKFETQLKTLTQFPDTLLGDPDKRIRYFDPLRNEYFFDRNRPSFDAILYYYQSGGRLKRPVNVPFDIFSEEVKFYELGEEAILKFREDEGFVKEEEKPLPEDEFKRQIWLLFEYPESSSPARGIAVVSVLVIVISIVIFCLETLPEFRDEKEYLQPRHNSTQPDHGFTPFNDPFFIVETVCIIWFSFEIVVRFFASPSKAAFFKNIMNSIDIVSILPYFITLGTDLAQHQGNGQQAMSFAILRIIRLVRVFRIFKLSRHSKGLQILGHTLRASMRELALLIFFLVIGVILFSSAVYFAEADEPTSQFTSIPDAFWWAVVTMTTVGYGDMKPITVGGKIVGSLCAIAGVLTIALPVPVIVSNFNYFYHRETDNEDQPPVVESMPPGCPYFPDFLRKFKGSPSGSSLGDKAEYMEMEEGVTESLCGLDKSPSKGNGTDISRKNSTNSKSIQTDV, encoded by the coding sequence ATGGAGTTTGCCATGGTGGGCGCGGACGGCGGGTGCAACAGTCACCTGCCTTACGGATATGCCCAGGCTCGCGCACGGGAGAGGGAGCGCGAGAGGGAGCGCCAGGCTGCACAGTCGAGAGCGGCGGCTGCAGCGGCCGCGGCCGAAGGTGGATCCGGTGCGGAgggaggaggcggcggcggcggcggcggcggcgtgGGGGggtccacctccacctcctcctcgaGCGCTCATCTCCTCAACAACCGCCAGCATCCGTCTCGCGCCGCCTCCTCCGCGAACGCCAACATCAGCAGCGGCGGCGCCGCCTCgcgcccctcctcctcctcctccacctcctcctcctcgcagCCGCCACAGCACCAGCAGGAGcccgagcagcagcagcagagagttCTCAGAGAGCGGAGAAAGCAGCGCGGCGTCGGACGGTGGAGACGCAGCCGGACGACTCTCGGCGGAGATCTGCGCCACTCGGAGCTGGCGCTGCTCGGATCCGAGGAGGACATCATgatagaggaggaagaggccGAGGGAgccgaggaagaggaggagggggaggaggaggagggggagcgGGGCAGCAAGAGGTCGAGCTTTCTGTGCAACatggatgatgaggaggagacCGTCTCGATCACCGACAGGCGCCCGCAGTCCGGATACGAAAACGTTTACACCGAGTGCGGCTGCTGCGAGAGGGTTGTCATCAACGTGTCGGGGCTGAAGTTTGAAACTCAGCTAAAGACTCTCACGCAGTTCCCGGACACTCTCCTGGGAGACCCCGACAAGCGAATCAGGTACTTCGACCCGCTGAGGAACGAATACTTCTTCGACCGGAACCGACCCAGTTTTGACGCCATTCTCTACTATTACCAGTCGGGGGGGCGGTTGAAAAGGCCGGTCAACGTCCCGTTCGACATCTTCTCCGAGGAGGTGAAGTTTTATGAACTCGGGGAGGAGGCGATCCTCAAGTTTCGGGAGGATGAGGGCTTCGtcaaggaggaggaaaaacctCTGCCGGAGGACGAGTTCAAGCGCCAGATCTGGCTGCTCTTTGAGTACCCGGAGAGCTCGAGTCCCGCCAGGGGGATCGCGGTGGTGTCCGTCCTGGTCATCGTCATTTCCATCGTCATTTTCTGCCTGGAGACGCTGCCGGAGTTCAGGGATGAGAAGGAGTATCTACAGCCGCGGCACAACTCCACTCAGCCCGACCACGGATTTACTCCCTTCAACGACCCGTTCTTCATCGTGGAAACGGTCTGCATCATCTGGTTCTCCTTTGAGATCGTAGTCCGCTTCTTTGCGAGTCCGAGCAAAGCCGCGTTCTTCAAAAACATCATGAACTCCATAGACATTGTATCCATTTTGCCTTATTTCATAACTCTCGGCACGGACCTGGCGCAGCACCAGGGCAACGGGCAGCAGGCGATGAGCTTCGCCATCCTGAGAATCATCCGCCTGGTCAGGGTGTTCCGCATCTTCAAGCTGTCCCGCCACTCCAAGGGGCTGCAGATCCTGGGCCATACCCTGCGCGCCAGCATGAGGGAGCTGgccctcctcatcttcttcctgGTCATCGGCGTCATCCTCTTCTCCAGCGCGGTGTACTTCGCCGAGGCGGACGAGCCCACCTCCCAGTTCACGAGCATCCCCGACGCGTTCTGGTGGGCCGTGGTGACCATGACCACGGTGGGCTACGGTGACATGAAGCCCATCACGGTCGGCGGGAAGATAGTGGGCTCGCTCTGCGCGATCGCGGGCGTGCTGACCATCGCGCTCCCGGTGCCGGTCATAGTGTCCAACTTCAACTACTTTTACCACAGGGAGACGGACAACGAGGACCAGCCGCcggtggtggagagcatgcccCCGGGCTGCCCTTACTTCCCGGACTTCCTGCGGAAATTCAAGGGCTCGCCCTCGGGGTCCTCGCTGGGTGACAAGGCGGAGTACatggagatggaggagggggTCACGGAGTCGCTCTGCGGCCTGGACAAGAGCCCGAGCAAAGGAAACGGCACGGACATAAGCAGGAAAAACAGCACGAACTCCAAATCCATTCAGACTGACGTGTGA